CGGACTAGGAATGTACGGGGTCGAGTGCATGCTCGCCATTTGTTGAATTCCAGAAGGTTATCGTCCGACACTTGTGTGATCGCCATGTACTGTTCGTCGCCACTCAGAAAGGATTCAAAGTACTCCTTGATGAATGTGATGACTGTTTGAAGGTCTGTGTAGGCTTCCACAACCACGTCGTCGCTCTTATACAGATCCAGGGGATGACCCTGGTCTGTGGGGTTCGGCCTGGTCATCGTCCTGGCTCTTGTAGTTCCAAAGGCCTTTCCAAAAACAAGAGTTATAGTCGCTTTGATGTATTGTAGTAGTCGAAAGCGAGTATGGTCAACACACGGTGTGCACCGACGGAGAGAAATGAGACTTTTTTGTGGGACAAGGGTGCAGAGCTAATAGTGGTCGAGACGTGTTCATCATGATGAGCACGATATTAGTGGCGTAATGGCCTCAGGACTGCCTTTAATCCATGACTACTCTTACGCAGTCCATGGCTCGAGCAAAAAGGATACCATCGCCAACATTGTGGTATATCGGTCTGAGGTGGAGCAAACATCAACCGCGACCAAAACACTCGGACCAGCCCTTCTTTGACGAACCAAGGAAGCGATACAACCATAAGTCAAGCAATACTCCTCGCACGGGCATAGATAACACGAAAGAGTTAGAACACGGAAATGTTAGCAATATACTTGCATTAGAGATATTAATTCACAAAATAGGATTCCTTGTGTTATTGGAATCTCTGGATTGCACCCAAGGGTGGCCTGAGTTAATCAGTCTCATCCATCAAATTCGCATTACTTGGTGCCCGCAAGTCCAAAACCGTCCGAACATGATCATATCCAATCTCATGATCCTGCTCGCGCGCCAGAAGATGCGCCGTCTTCAGCACGTTCTTGATCTGTCGACCATTTAGCTTCACCTGGGCAAGATAGTCCAGCTGTTCCGACGAGAACCCGCCATTCGCGCCCAGGAATTGTGTCCAGATCTGGCGCCGTGACTTGGCATCGAGGTCAGGGTACCGAACCGACACATGAATACGCGACTCGAAAGCCGGATCAATGCTTTCGGCACGATTGGTCGTGAGGAACAAAATACCCTGCCCAAACAGTCAGCTTCACTCTTCAAATGTTAATGTTCATCAGGGATCTTACCTCATAATATTCCAACAGTCGCAAGAAGATTGAAACCAACTCATTCCGCTCCAGATCCTTGGAATTACGCGTCTCCATGAACACATCCGCCTCGTCGAGCAGAAGAACTGCACCCCACTTAGGGACCATGCGAAGGATATCCTTCAGTGCCTTTTCGACATTCCCAGGGGATGTGCCTAGGTCTCCCGCACTCAAAACATACAAAGGAACCCGCATCACCTCCGCTACACTTTCAGCCGTGAGCGTCTTTCCTACTCCGGGAGGGCCACTCAGCTGTATGATGACGCCCCGACCCTTGCCCTGCACTATGTCGTCAAAGGTATCCATCTGCTTCGACTGTGCCTTTGCGATGGCCAGAATCAGACCTTTCAGTCGCTGCTGCTCTGCCGGAAGGACCAGCGAGTCGAAAGCCTGTGAGTCCCAGACAATATCCCTTACCCCTTCGAGATAGAATTCGAGCCATCTTTTATCCTTTAGCGAGTACCCACGCAGAATGGGAGTCGCCAGAAGCCGTTGCTCATCGCTGAGAGTTTTGGTGCAGCCATCAATTCTGGTGGAGTCGTTGGGGTTGAAAGTATTGAAGGCCTCGCCGTCAATAATGATTCGGCTCTTGACGTTGAGCTGCATGGTCTGTCCCATGAATTTGGTGAACCCAGGTCCTTCGTACTGCTTGTAGTGATATCCGCTGTGTTCCTCCCACAATCTTCCCCTGGAAATGAGATTGTCCCGTACGCCGCCTGCATTTGGGTGGAAATGTAGAGGGAAAACGGGTAGGGAAGTGATTGGCACTGTCCCTTGGAAAGGGGGGATGCATTGGCCTTGCTTCCTATATCCAAAGCCATTTCCATCATAGTCAACGTACTTAGCGGACACAACAAATACTCCTTCACAGTTGGTCGAGGCCGACAATGACTGGAGGACACGTTCATGATCGCCATGAATACAATAAACATTGACTCCCGGTTCAAAGATCGCCCAAAGCATATCGTGAGTGACAACGCCATTGAGAATCAGGTCCTTCCTGCGGGTAATAGTCTCAcgaagctcttcttctaGAATGTTATAGAGTAGGTCGACTACGGACTTGGTCATGGGGTCTTTGACTTCGTCCCTGGCCTTCTGGAATTCCTCCCACCGGTGGACAAACGGCATGAATGGTGGCTTGAACTCAACCCGCTTCAACGTCATCGTCAGGCCGGGGTAGTCCATGAAGACCCTGACTAGAAACTCCTTCAGTAATTCACTCTGAACGACGATGGAGTGAATCTGCAGGGGTTTACGGCCGTCGTAACACTTCACATTTCGCACCAGGAGTGCGTATTGGCCGGATTCAGTATTCTCGACCGGGACGGTGAGGTCATCAGGGTATTCCTTCGTCCACGTTGTGCGACCCCTTTTGTCCGGCTTTGACTCGTAGAGGTTATGGACCTCGGAGATGGAACCGGTGGGGGCATACTTCACGGGCTGAGAGTTTGGGTCTTATAGAGTATTAGTCTCGCACTTTCTAGTGCTGCTTAACAGTTAAAGGACTGACCTGAGGTCGTCGGAGCTCCTCTCTCGCATgttgcttcctcttctgaaAATGACGACATTTCGCTATCGCTATCGTTAGATTCGTGTTCTGTGTCGTATAGGATGTACATCTGGCTCTGAGAAGTGGTGGGTAGCCGTGCTCTCTAAAAAGCTAAACATAGGGAGGGCACCTGCCATTTAAGTAGGTGATGAGCTACTAGCTACAAAGGAAAGGAGTACCCCAGATGCTTTGTCACATATCCCTCCTAATGGTGTACAATGACTCAGTCATTGTGTGGAAAACGGTAGCATGCAGAAGGTCCCTGCCTAGGCTCGCTACTACTAAGTAGTTGCCTGAGCAATGGACAAATCAGAGACCAATAGTTATGTTGGTTGTCTATATGAGCCTCAATGAGTCAGAGCTCTCCACCTTCCTTAACACATATATCGCAGTGATAAGTCTAGTAATGCGCCTAGAGAGAGGGGAGATGTGCACAGAGCTTCCTTGAGGCTCTTTCAGTAGGTTGTCATTGGACGATTGGATCACGTGTCCATGCAAGACCCTGCCTGGTGTTTGCCTAGTGGAAATATTCCCCACTGTTGCTTCTATCAGTATGGGTAATCGTGTTAGACTTAGCAGTATGAATGGGGGGCTGCGGCCATTGGCACCGGCTCGAAGTACAGCTCCTTATTATGACAAAATATGTGAGTCTATTCATTGAATACACAGGGTATACTCCACATCATCAAGTAAAGgcaataatagtaatatccTTCAGTTTATCCCGTAGATTGTTCACTGTTTTAAAGACCCTTATTACTCATTTAACCTCCAATTAATCATAATGAGCTCTTCTTTTGTTGCAACTCAAAACAAAGCCACGTTTACCATCTTCTAGCCAGATCTCACCCTTGGCCCTCAAAATACCGGTATACCTCCACAAAAGCCTCCAACCAGGCAATCTCCCTCTCATCATGAGCCTCATACTGCCCCTCCATGCCATCCTTGGTATAAAGCAACGCATCCGCCGGACCCCTAGGAATGAAATACCAAGACCCCCCACCCTCCTCCATATCTATCCTCGGCAACCGACCCCCATCCTGACCATCATACACGAAATTCAACCCCTCAACCACAACCGTAACTGACCCTCCGACCTCCCCCAAGTCCCTAGTCTCCTTCCTCGACGTCCTCGAATCAGCG
This Aspergillus flavus chromosome 1, complete sequence DNA region includes the following protein-coding sequences:
- a CDS encoding AAA family ATPase: MYILYDTEHESNDSDSEMSSFSEEEATCERGAPTTSDPNSQPVKYAPTGSISEVHNLYESKPDKRGRTTWTKEYPDDLTVPVENTESGQYALLVRNVKCYDGRKPLQIHSIVVQSELLKEFLVRVFMDYPGLTMTLKRVEFKPPFMPFVHRWEEFQKARDEVKDPMTKSVVDLLYNILEEELRETITRRKDLILNGVVTHDMLWAIFEPGVNVYCIHGDHERVLQSLSASTNCEGVFVVSAKYVDYDGNGFGYRKQGQCIPPFQGTVPITSLPVFPLHFHPNAGGVRDNLISRGRLWEEHSGYHYKQYEGPGFTKFMGQTMQLNVKSRIIIDGEAFNTFNPNDSTRIDGCTKTLSDEQRLLATPILRGYSLKDKRWLEFYLEGVRDIVWDSQAFDSLVLPAEQQRLKGLILAIAKAQSKQMDTFDDIVQGKGRGVIIQLSGPPGVGKTLTAESVAEVMRVPLYVLSAGDLGTSPGNVEKALKDILRMVPKWGAVLLLDEADVFMETRNSKDLERNELVSIFLRLLEYYEGILFLTTNRAESIDPAFESRIHVSVRYPDLDAKSRRQIWTQFLGANGGFSSEQLDYLAQVKLNGRQIKNVLKTAHLLAREQDHEIGYDHVRTVLDLRAPSNANLMDETD